The Planococcus donghaensis genome contains a region encoding:
- a CDS encoding glycerol-3-phosphate dehydrogenase/oxidase yields the protein MKFSSLNRNDRYNQMKQSQLDVLVIGGGITGAGIALDAAVRGMDIAVVEMQDFAAGTSSRSTKLVHGGLRYLKQFEVKMVAEVGKEREIVYENGPHVTTPEWMLLPFYKGGTFGPLSTNVGLRVYDFLAGVKKSERRKMLSKEETLRREPLLKKKELKGGGYYVEYKTDDARLTMEVMKKAIEKGAMAMNYAKVKSFIYDNGKVVGVRVEDQIDGNVHEIFAKKIVNAAGPWVDTLRDKDHSKFGKTLQLTKGIHLVFDGRRFPLKQAIYFDMPDGRMAFAIPRQGKVYVGTTDTVYEQDIAHPTMTEEDRAYVLKAVDFMFPEVGITKEDVESSWAGLRPLIHEDGKDPSEISRKDEIFISDSGLISIAGGKLTGYRKMGESIVDLVAEQLQKEQGTKYPKSSTKRLPISGGEVGGSKGLKTFRADRVNQAASMGLTADAMDMLVSRYGSNVDKVLHFYTQGLDDAAEAGLDPIVYAMLRYSMEYESAFKPVDFFIRRTGALFFDIHWVHAHKKNVIAYMSKTLVWSEEQKEEYRSELENLLYEATHPVDVSAQSSN from the coding sequence ATGAAATTTTCAAGTTTAAACAGAAATGATCGATATAACCAAATGAAACAATCCCAATTAGATGTTTTAGTCATTGGGGGCGGAATTACAGGTGCAGGAATTGCATTAGATGCGGCTGTTCGCGGTATGGACATTGCGGTAGTCGAAATGCAAGATTTTGCAGCAGGTACAAGTAGCCGCTCGACAAAATTGGTTCACGGTGGCTTGCGTTACTTAAAACAATTTGAAGTGAAGATGGTTGCAGAAGTAGGGAAAGAACGCGAAATCGTTTATGAAAACGGACCACATGTAACGACTCCTGAATGGATGTTATTGCCGTTTTATAAAGGTGGAACATTCGGGCCACTTAGCACAAATGTGGGTCTTCGGGTGTATGACTTTTTAGCTGGTGTAAAAAAATCTGAACGCCGCAAAATGTTAAGCAAAGAAGAAACATTGCGTCGTGAGCCTTTATTGAAGAAAAAAGAACTTAAAGGCGGAGGCTATTACGTAGAATACAAAACAGATGACGCGCGTTTAACGATGGAAGTGATGAAAAAAGCGATCGAAAAAGGCGCAATGGCAATGAACTATGCCAAAGTAAAAAGCTTTATTTATGACAATGGCAAAGTAGTTGGTGTCCGTGTTGAAGATCAGATTGATGGCAACGTTCACGAAATTTTTGCGAAAAAAATTGTCAATGCAGCTGGACCTTGGGTAGACACGTTGCGTGACAAAGATCATTCGAAATTCGGTAAAACGTTGCAATTGACGAAAGGCATTCACTTAGTGTTTGATGGTCGTCGTTTCCCATTAAAACAAGCAATTTATTTTGATATGCCAGACGGCCGGATGGCGTTTGCAATTCCACGCCAAGGAAAAGTATATGTGGGGACAACCGATACGGTGTACGAGCAAGATATTGCTCACCCAACAATGACCGAAGAAGATCGTGCTTATGTCTTGAAAGCCGTAGACTTTATGTTTCCTGAAGTCGGAATTACAAAAGAAGATGTGGAGTCAAGTTGGGCTGGATTGCGTCCATTGATTCACGAAGATGGCAAAGACCCATCAGAAATTTCACGTAAAGATGAAATTTTCATTTCAGATTCTGGGTTAATTTCAATTGCGGGTGGTAAATTGACCGGTTACCGTAAGATGGGTGAAAGCATTGTCGACCTTGTGGCTGAGCAATTGCAAAAAGAGCAAGGAACCAAGTATCCGAAAAGTTCGACGAAACGCTTGCCGATTTCTGGTGGGGAAGTAGGCGGTTCGAAAGGACTTAAAACATTCAGAGCTGACCGTGTAAACCAAGCGGCTAGTATGGGACTAACGGCTGACGCGATGGATATGCTTGTGAGTCGTTATGGTTCAAACGTTGATAAAGTCTTGCACTTCTATACACAAGGATTAGATGATGCAGCGGAAGCTGGACTCGATCCAATTGTATACGCGATGTTGCGTTATTCAATGGAATACGAATCAGCATTTAAACCAGTCGACTTCTTTATCCGTCGTACAGGTGCCTTGTTCTTCGATATTCACTGGGTACATGCACATAAAAAGAACGTCATCGCTTATATGAGCAAAACGCTTGTATGGTCTGAAGAACAAAAGGAAGAATACCGCTCTGAATTGGAAAACTTGCTTTATGAAGCAACACATCCAGTTGATGTATCTGCTCAAAGTTCAAACTAA
- a CDS encoding divergent PAP2 family protein, translating into MRKMNRGMITSLGAIGVAQALKIVTHKTVTGNWDWRQAFTTGGMPSSHSAGVSALAAYVAANKGARHTETALAIVFGVIVMYDAQGIRRHTGEIARLVNELEDSFVKFSGEFPSFEFVEREKDLKELLGHQPVEVAAGAAFGTVLGLVSAAIENRFREIEEKEKRSKNQIAYDGRGRRMTRSQ; encoded by the coding sequence ATGAGAAAGATGAATAGAGGAATGATCACTTCGTTAGGTGCAATTGGTGTCGCACAAGCGTTGAAAATTGTGACACACAAAACCGTAACGGGTAATTGGGATTGGCGACAAGCCTTTACGACTGGGGGCATGCCAAGTTCTCACTCAGCAGGGGTATCAGCGCTTGCGGCATACGTAGCAGCGAATAAAGGTGCACGCCATACAGAAACGGCACTAGCAATTGTCTTCGGAGTCATCGTCATGTACGATGCACAAGGGATACGTCGCCATACAGGCGAAATCGCGCGACTGGTCAATGAACTAGAAGACAGCTTTGTGAAATTTTCGGGAGAGTTTCCAAGCTTTGAATTTGTGGAACGCGAAAAAGATTTAAAAGAATTACTGGGTCATCAACCTGTTGAAGTAGCTGCAGGAGCGGCATTTGGTACAGTTCTCGGATTGGTGTCAGCAGCAATTGAAAACCGCTTCCGTGAAATCGAAGAAAAAGAAAAACGCTCTAAAAATCAAATAGCTTATGATGGACGCGGTCGCAGAATGACTCGTTCTCAATAA
- the glpK gene encoding glycerol kinase GlpK: MTKDYILSIDQGTTSSRAVLFNHNGEIVETGQQEFQQFFPKPGWVEHDANEIWTSVLACMAEVLRKSDVSPTQIAGIGITNQRETTVVWDRHTGKPIYKAIVWQSRQTDGICNELKEQGLNELFRKKTGLLVDAYFSGTKVKWILDNVEGAREKADNGDLMFGTMDTWLVYKLSGGKAHVTDYSNASRTLMYNIYDLDWDQELLDILTVPKSMLPEVRQSSEVYANTVDYHFFGHEVPIAGMAGDQQAALFGQACFEKGMAKNTYGTGCFMLMNTGEEGVKSDHGLLTTLAWGVDGKVEYALEGSIFVAGSAIQWLRDGLKIIKNAPESENYAMEVESTDGVYMVPAFVGLGTPYWDTDARGAVFGLTRGTTKAHFIRATLESLAYQTKDVVDVMIEDAGIELKTLRVDGGAVANDLLMQFQSDILDVPVERPVVQETTALGAAYLAGLAVGFWKDKEEIAKQWRIDKTFTRDMSTEQGEELYEGWKQAVAATRLFKPAK; this comes from the coding sequence TTGACTAAAGATTACATTTTATCTATCGACCAAGGTACGACAAGTTCACGTGCGGTATTGTTTAATCACAACGGTGAAATCGTAGAAACTGGCCAACAAGAGTTTCAACAATTCTTTCCAAAGCCAGGCTGGGTAGAACACGATGCAAACGAAATTTGGACATCTGTCTTGGCATGTATGGCAGAAGTATTGCGCAAATCAGATGTTAGTCCGACTCAAATTGCAGGTATCGGAATTACAAACCAACGTGAAACAACAGTGGTTTGGGATCGTCATACTGGAAAGCCGATTTACAAAGCAATCGTTTGGCAATCGCGTCAAACAGATGGCATTTGTAATGAGTTAAAAGAGCAAGGTTTGAACGAATTGTTCCGTAAGAAAACCGGTCTTTTGGTCGATGCATACTTCTCAGGGACAAAAGTGAAATGGATTCTTGATAATGTCGAAGGCGCACGTGAAAAAGCAGATAATGGCGACTTGATGTTTGGAACAATGGACACATGGTTGGTTTATAAATTATCCGGTGGCAAAGCTCACGTAACGGATTACAGTAATGCCTCACGTACATTAATGTACAACATTTATGATTTGGACTGGGATCAGGAATTATTAGATATTCTTACTGTACCGAAGAGCATGTTGCCAGAAGTACGTCAGTCTTCTGAAGTTTATGCAAATACAGTAGACTATCATTTCTTTGGTCACGAAGTACCAATTGCTGGTATGGCGGGAGATCAGCAGGCTGCTTTGTTTGGACAAGCTTGCTTTGAAAAAGGAATGGCCAAAAACACTTACGGAACTGGTTGCTTTATGCTGATGAACACGGGTGAAGAAGGCGTTAAATCTGATCATGGCTTGTTGACGACTTTGGCTTGGGGCGTTGATGGCAAAGTAGAATACGCACTAGAAGGTAGTATTTTTGTAGCCGGTTCAGCGATTCAGTGGTTGCGAGATGGCTTGAAAATTATTAAAAATGCTCCAGAGAGCGAAAACTATGCGATGGAAGTTGAATCGACAGATGGCGTTTATATGGTTCCTGCATTTGTTGGACTTGGAACACCTTACTGGGATACAGATGCACGTGGTGCGGTGTTCGGTTTAACACGTGGCACAACAAAAGCTCACTTTATCCGTGCAACGCTTGAATCCCTCGCTTATCAGACGAAAGATGTTGTAGATGTTATGATAGAAGATGCAGGGATCGAACTAAAAACGTTACGTGTTGATGGCGGAGCCGTTGCAAATGATTTGTTAATGCAGTTCCAAAGTGATATTCTAGATGTACCGGTAGAACGTCCAGTGGTTCAGGAAACAACCGCACTTGGTGCAGCTTACTTAGCTGGACTAGCAGTTGGATTCTGGAAAGACAAAGAAGAAATCGCTAAGCAATGGAGAATCGACAAAACGTTTACGCGTGATATGTCGACAGAACAGGGCGAAGAACTTTACGAAGGCTGGAAACAAGCGGTAGCAGCAACACGATTATTTAAACCAGCAAAATAA